One window of Gammaproteobacteria bacterium genomic DNA carries:
- a CDS encoding class I SAM-dependent methyltransferase, producing MEHDSIEKENKTYNPCRDEKNVAVQNALLEIGHYLKGIHYQFTTITPESHRIVLARKSNHNEKGSNSTDQILKDFFGWNLPVLKENIPLSLLSLISKAKVAIEMGLYLQSKIRFSTVDDNLFLHSSYPTSESDAVFFGPDTYRFIRFLKNKINAAKIIVDLGCGPGTGGIVLTNLLNQNIQNQVKKLYLGDINPTALNYALINTALNQLDHVEVILSHLLDDIPKGADLIVANPPFIIDPNQRSYRHGGAQYGSQLSVHMVQSALTYLEPGGVLALYTGTCIVQGKDIFFQQIKSLLDKDVTHYEYEEIDCDIFGEELTQPDYRNVERIAAVGLLAKKK from the coding sequence ATGGAACATGATTCAATCGAAAAAGAAAATAAAACATATAACCCATGTCGTGACGAAAAAAACGTTGCAGTCCAAAATGCGCTATTAGAAATAGGTCATTATCTTAAAGGTATTCATTATCAATTTACGACAATAACCCCTGAATCACATCGCATCGTGCTGGCGCGAAAAAGTAATCACAACGAAAAGGGTAGTAATTCTACCGATCAAATTTTAAAAGACTTTTTTGGGTGGAATTTACCTGTACTCAAAGAAAATATTCCTCTCTCTCTTCTATCACTTATTTCAAAAGCAAAAGTTGCAATCGAAATGGGTCTTTATCTCCAAAGTAAGATACGATTTTCAACTGTCGATGATAATTTATTTCTACATTCTTCCTATCCGACATCTGAAAGTGATGCTGTCTTTTTTGGGCCGGATACTTACCGCTTCATAAGATTTTTAAAAAACAAAATTAATGCGGCAAAGATCATTGTTGATTTAGGCTGTGGACCTGGTACCGGTGGAATAGTTTTAACTAATTTACTTAATCAAAATATTCAGAATCAAGTAAAGAAGCTATACTTGGGGGACATTAATCCAACAGCTTTAAATTATGCTTTGATTAATACCGCCCTCAATCAACTAGATCATGTAGAAGTAATATTAAGTCATTTGCTTGATGATATTCCTAAAGGAGCCGATCTTATTGTGGCTAATCCCCCCTTTATAATCGATCCAAATCAACGGAGCTACCGACATGGTGGAGCGCAATATGGATCGCAATTGTCGGTGCATATGGTTCAGTCAGCGCTCACTTACCTTGAGCCTGGTGGAGTTCTGGCTTTATATACAGGAACTTGTATTGTTCAAGGAAAAGATATTTTCTTTCAACAAATAAAGTCCCTACTTGATAAGGATGTTACACATTATGAATACGAAGAAATCGATTGCGATATTTTTGGAGAAGAACTAACCCAACCAGATTACAGAAACGTTGAGCGCATTGCTGCTGTCGGTTTACTAGCTAAAAAAAAGTAA
- a CDS encoding diiron oxygenase, whose protein sequence is MDSNHSLLLKKLTASWSKRAQVKKEELLPFWEEKHEDFISALLPFSHSAHYQALSPSVKSKILTCGWLLYNFKTIQIESKIVMGSCLDIIKEGSSVTDNEAILLLATETLTDEAYHIYLIIKANQFTEQKRGFKINPPLFNLILEKNKLQNNATESWQKILINLVFAIVSEVYIGDYLDVLSHSNQIQPFNQMVTMLHRKDELAHRKIFKEIAKNIFNKLNLKQKNYFSKIFPLPLKWFFDREMEAWESALLQIKCKDFKKLIFDAKSMLEPARDYTQIISLAEEIGILESQVGKDAFHSEKII, encoded by the coding sequence ATGGATTCCAATCATTCACTTTTATTAAAGAAATTAACAGCGTCATGGTCGAAACGCGCACAAGTTAAAAAAGAAGAGCTTCTTCCTTTTTGGGAAGAAAAGCATGAAGATTTTATCAGTGCACTATTACCTTTTTCGCATAGCGCCCATTATCAAGCTTTATCGCCTTCTGTAAAATCAAAAATATTAACGTGTGGGTGGTTGCTTTATAATTTTAAAACCATCCAAATAGAATCTAAAATAGTAATGGGAAGTTGTTTAGATATTATTAAAGAGGGGTCATCGGTTACGGATAATGAAGCGATTTTACTTCTTGCGACAGAAACATTGACGGATGAAGCCTATCATATTTATTTAATAATAAAAGCTAATCAATTTACTGAACAAAAAAGAGGTTTTAAAATTAATCCCCCTCTTTTTAATCTTATTTTAGAAAAAAACAAATTACAAAATAACGCTACTGAATCATGGCAAAAAATTCTTATTAATTTAGTGTTCGCCATTGTGTCAGAAGTTTATATCGGCGACTATTTGGATGTACTTAGTCATTCAAACCAGATACAACCTTTTAATCAAATGGTCACGATGCTTCATCGAAAGGATGAATTGGCGCACAGAAAGATTTTTAAAGAGATTGCCAAAAACATATTTAATAAATTAAATTTAAAACAAAAAAATTATTTCTCCAAAATATTTCCTCTTCCATTAAAATGGTTTTTTGATAGGGAAATGGAAGCTTGGGAAAGTGCTTTGCTACAAATTAAATGTAAAGATTTTAAGAAACTGATTTTTGACGCGAAATCAATGCTGGAGCCAGCCCGAGATTATACCCAAATTATTTCTTTAGCTGAAGAAATTGGTATTTTAGAATCACAAGTAGGAAAAGATGCTTTTCATTCAGAAAAGATCATCTAA